A section of the Sphaerisporangium krabiense genome encodes:
- a CDS encoding TIGR04076 family protein, with protein MTAPGPHSGGQEPDEQGDMELYDLRVVVDRIEGRSVCGMAVGDHFDLERSAHLRLPDGGHFCVYALAAVLPFLAAKQRDLASGDWLARDALFACPDPEERLIMRVERTRRRRMNSSDLT; from the coding sequence GTGACCGCCCCCGGCCCCCACTCCGGCGGGCAGGAGCCGGACGAGCAGGGGGACATGGAGCTGTACGACCTGCGGGTGGTCGTGGACCGCATCGAGGGCAGGTCGGTGTGCGGGATGGCGGTCGGCGACCACTTCGACCTGGAGCGCAGCGCCCACCTGCGGCTCCCGGACGGCGGGCACTTCTGCGTGTACGCGCTGGCCGCCGTGCTGCCGTTCCTCGCGGCCAAGCAGCGGGACCTGGCCTCGGGCGACTGGCTCGCGCGGGACGCCCTGTTCGCCTGCCCCGACCCGGAGGAACGGCTCATCATGCGTGTGGAGCGCACCCGCCGCCGCCGGATGAACTCCTCCGACCTCACGTAG
- a CDS encoding tryptophan 2,3-dioxygenase produces MTTRRRIGLAGARRRPSRAVADHGAPKLEFTSGTPYDDYVAAEALHGLQRPVTDLPEERAFLVTTQVMELYFGLIRAEWRLAQRLLDAGDVVAATAVLARSVRYFEALNASWAALSWLTPAQFNSFRDALGEASGFQSAMYRHLEFLLGNKSEPLTRPHRRNPRVYQELVAALRAPSLYDSVLALLARRGFEVPPAGDPAAEYVPSPLVEAAWVRVYAEGGPGEELWTLAETLTDLSERFSDWRYRHLMAVRRSMGAKPGSGGSSGLTWLERSLRRDVFPELWSARTAM; encoded by the coding sequence ATGACGACGAGAAGGCGGATCGGCCTGGCGGGCGCGCGGCGGCGGCCCTCCCGCGCGGTGGCCGATCACGGCGCGCCCAAACTGGAGTTCACCTCCGGCACGCCCTACGACGACTACGTGGCGGCCGAGGCGCTGCACGGGCTGCAAAGGCCCGTCACCGACCTGCCCGAGGAGCGCGCGTTCCTCGTCACCACCCAGGTGATGGAGCTCTACTTCGGGCTCATCCGCGCCGAGTGGCGGCTGGCGCAGCGGCTGCTGGACGCCGGCGACGTGGTCGCGGCGACCGCCGTCCTGGCCAGGAGCGTCCGCTACTTCGAGGCGCTGAACGCCTCCTGGGCGGCGCTGTCGTGGCTGACCCCGGCGCAGTTCAACTCCTTCCGCGACGCGCTCGGCGAGGCGTCGGGATTCCAGTCCGCCATGTACCGCCACCTGGAGTTCCTTCTCGGCAACAAGTCCGAGCCGCTCACCCGGCCGCACCGGCGCAACCCCCGCGTGTACCAGGAGCTGGTGGCCGCGCTGCGCGCGCCGAGCCTGTACGACAGCGTGCTCGCCCTGCTCGCCCGGCGCGGGTTCGAGGTCCCGCCCGCCGGCGACCCGGCCGCCGAGTACGTCCCGAGCCCGCTCGTCGAGGCCGCCTGGGTGCGGGTCTACGCCGAGGGCGGCCCCGGCGAGGAACTGTGGACCCTCGCCGAGACGCTCACCGACCTGTCGGAGCGGTTCTCCGACTGGCGCTACCGCCACCTGATGGCCGTGCGCCGCTCGATGGGCGCCAAGCCCGGGTCGGGCGGGTCGAGCGGCCTGACGTGGCTGGAGCGCAGCCTGCGGCGGGACGTGTTCCCCGAGCTGTGGTCGGCGCGCACGGCCATGTGA
- a CDS encoding amidohydrolase family protein, which produces MGDEGGRAAERVILNCTVTDGRTAEGAEPIRDAAVLVRGERIAAAGPRAEVLARAPGAARVDLGGAYLTPGLVNMHTHLSLSLPGPGGEGVKALGPHDLALYMADGARRTLHCGVTTVRCVAEKDHADFALRRAIEAGRVPGPRIHTAGRALVCTGGHGHEGADTLECDGPEEFRRGVRAQIKAGADLVKVMISGGIAGEHERIDTPQLFADEMAAVIETAHAWGRKVTAHAGPAPVIAEAVKLGLDCVEHGYQLTPDVAAAMAQQGTALVPTLVVTRCKAFFDELGVPAWMQERSLGAGPRHLESYAMALAEGVTVLLGSDMPPFWSFEGTNATVRELEHMAENGLGPAGALRAATLGPARWLGAEADVGAVEPGRYADLIAMDDDPLASASAFRGVRWVMKGGEIVRDDTASRP; this is translated from the coding sequence ATGGGCGACGAGGGCGGGCGGGCCGCCGAGAGGGTCATCCTCAACTGCACGGTGACCGACGGCAGGACGGCCGAGGGCGCCGAGCCGATCCGGGACGCGGCCGTCCTGGTGCGCGGCGAGCGGATCGCCGCCGCCGGGCCCCGCGCCGAGGTCCTGGCCCGCGCGCCCGGGGCCGCGCGCGTCGACCTCGGCGGGGCGTACCTCACGCCCGGTCTGGTCAACATGCACACCCACCTGTCGCTGTCGCTGCCAGGACCCGGCGGGGAGGGCGTCAAGGCGCTCGGCCCGCACGACCTGGCCCTCTACATGGCCGACGGCGCCCGGCGCACGCTGCACTGCGGGGTGACCACCGTGCGGTGCGTGGCCGAGAAGGACCACGCCGACTTCGCGCTGCGCCGCGCGATCGAGGCCGGCCGCGTCCCCGGGCCGCGCATCCACACCGCCGGGCGCGCGCTCGTCTGCACCGGCGGGCACGGCCACGAAGGCGCCGACACCCTGGAGTGCGACGGCCCCGAGGAGTTCCGGCGGGGCGTCCGCGCCCAGATCAAGGCGGGCGCCGACCTCGTCAAGGTCATGATCTCCGGCGGCATCGCGGGCGAGCACGAGCGCATCGACACCCCGCAGCTCTTCGCCGACGAGATGGCCGCCGTCATCGAGACGGCGCACGCCTGGGGACGCAAGGTCACCGCGCACGCCGGGCCCGCGCCCGTCATCGCCGAGGCCGTCAAGCTCGGCCTGGACTGCGTCGAGCACGGCTACCAGCTCACCCCCGACGTCGCCGCCGCGATGGCGCAGCAGGGCACCGCGCTCGTCCCGACGCTCGTCGTCACCCGCTGCAAGGCGTTCTTCGACGAGCTCGGCGTGCCCGCGTGGATGCAGGAGCGCTCGCTCGGCGCGGGGCCGCGGCACCTGGAGAGCTACGCCATGGCGCTGGCCGAGGGCGTCACGGTGCTGCTCGGCAGCGACATGCCGCCGTTCTGGTCCTTCGAGGGCACCAACGCCACGGTGCGGGAGCTTGAGCACATGGCAGAGAACGGACTCGGCCCGGCCGGCGCGCTGCGCGCCGCGACGCTCGGCCCCGCCCGCTGGCTCGGCGCCGAGGCCGACGTCGGCGCCGTCGAACCCGGCAGGTACGCCGACCTCATCGCCATGGACGACGACCCTCTCGCCTCCGCCTCGGCCTTTCGCGGCGTCCGCTGGGTGATGAAGGGCGGAGAGATCGTCCGCGACGACACGGCGTCCCGCCCGTGA
- a CDS encoding vWA domain-containing protein — protein sequence MTDFTIRVDQNKYLPAGSQEVHGIVTVEASGPVQTGPAAEAAEVIIIDTSGSMSYGKIADARKAAQAAVDTLRDGVHFAVISGDHQAEVIFPGDGRLVPADAGSRRAAKDAIARLRAEGGTAMGRWLRRAADLFSAHQAIQPNAIRHAILLTDGKNEHEPAPEFDANLAYAAGKFVCDCRGVGTDWVVAEVRRIASTLLGSVMDVRRPEELEADFRAMTEAAMGKTVADIALRVWVPRAATLNFVKQVSPALEDLTGRRTDVDALTGDYPTGAWGGETREYHISVSVPSGNVGQEMRAALVKLVQPATGEVLAGGNILAQWSDDPVQSTRINPRVAHYTGQQELASLIQEGLQARNDGDVETATARLGKARGLAERAGNDETAKLLDKVIDVDPATGTARLKRVVDKADEIALDTRSVRTVRMRKDPES from the coding sequence GTGACTGACTTCACCATCCGCGTGGACCAGAACAAGTACCTGCCCGCGGGGAGCCAGGAGGTCCACGGCATCGTCACGGTCGAGGCGAGCGGTCCGGTGCAGACCGGCCCCGCCGCCGAGGCGGCCGAGGTCATCATCATCGACACGTCGGGCTCCATGTCCTACGGCAAGATCGCCGACGCCCGCAAGGCCGCGCAGGCCGCCGTCGACACCCTGCGCGACGGCGTCCACTTCGCGGTCATCTCGGGCGACCACCAGGCCGAGGTGATCTTCCCCGGCGACGGGCGGCTCGTCCCCGCCGACGCCGGCAGCAGGCGCGCCGCCAAGGACGCCATCGCCCGCCTGCGCGCCGAGGGCGGCACCGCCATGGGCCGCTGGCTGCGCCGCGCCGCCGACCTGTTCAGCGCGCACCAGGCCATCCAGCCCAATGCCATCCGGCACGCCATCCTGCTCACCGACGGCAAGAACGAGCACGAGCCCGCGCCCGAGTTCGACGCCAACCTCGCCTACGCCGCGGGCAAGTTCGTCTGCGACTGCCGCGGCGTCGGCACCGACTGGGTCGTCGCCGAGGTCCGCAGGATCGCCTCCACCCTGCTCGGCAGCGTCATGGACGTCCGCAGGCCCGAGGAGCTCGAGGCGGACTTCCGGGCCATGACCGAGGCCGCCATGGGCAAGACCGTCGCCGACATCGCCCTGCGCGTGTGGGTGCCCCGCGCGGCCACGCTCAACTTCGTCAAGCAGGTCTCGCCGGCCCTGGAGGACCTGACCGGCCGCCGCACCGACGTGGACGCGCTCACCGGCGACTACCCCACCGGCGCGTGGGGCGGCGAGACCCGCGAGTACCACATCAGCGTCAGCGTGCCGTCCGGCAACGTCGGCCAGGAGATGCGCGCGGCGCTGGTCAAGCTGGTCCAGCCCGCCACCGGCGAGGTCCTGGCCGGCGGCAACATCCTCGCCCAGTGGAGCGACGACCCGGTGCAGTCCACGCGGATCAACCCCCGGGTCGCCCACTACACCGGCCAGCAGGAGCTCGCCTCCCTCATCCAGGAGGGCCTGCAGGCCCGCAACGACGGCGACGTGGAGACCGCGACGGCCCGGCTCGGCAAGGCGCGCGGCCTGGCCGAGCGCGCCGGCAACGACGAGACCGCCAAGCTGCTCGACAAGGTCATCGACGTCGACCCCGCGACGGGCACCGCACGCCTCAAGCGCGTCGTCGACAAGGCGGACGAGATCGCGCTCGACACCCGCTCCGTCCGCACCGTCCGCATGCGCAAGGACCCGGAGAGCTGA
- a CDS encoding FHA domain-containing protein, with protein MAICPQGHESSDEEYCDTCGARMTGPGAGGAPQATPAPAAGDPGDACPDCGAPRGGRFCENCGYDFVLGGSGGGPSSAVRPAAPPAGPPPAGATGSWQPAQPVGGGAPPWQPAQPSRPWQPPTPSYATAPPPQGGWVAVITADRAHYDAMIAQGGPDAARVAFPPYCPERRVPLRGPETRIGRRRHSRPMIPEIDLSEPPEDPGVSHLHAVLLAQPDGGWHVVDPGSANGTLVNGKLIEVNVPVPLEDGDRVHVGAWTLITVRKA; from the coding sequence ATGGCGATCTGCCCACAAGGGCACGAAAGCTCCGACGAGGAGTACTGCGACACCTGCGGCGCCCGCATGACCGGCCCCGGCGCCGGCGGCGCGCCCCAGGCGACGCCCGCCCCCGCGGCGGGCGACCCCGGCGACGCCTGCCCCGACTGCGGGGCGCCGCGCGGCGGGCGGTTCTGCGAGAACTGCGGGTACGACTTCGTCCTCGGCGGGTCCGGGGGCGGGCCGTCCTCCGCGGTGCGCCCCGCGGCGCCGCCCGCGGGACCGCCGCCGGCGGGGGCGACCGGGTCGTGGCAGCCCGCGCAGCCGGTCGGCGGGGGCGCCCCGCCCTGGCAGCCCGCCCAGCCCTCGCGGCCCTGGCAGCCCCCCACGCCCTCCTACGCCACCGCGCCGCCCCCGCAGGGCGGCTGGGTCGCCGTGATCACCGCCGACCGCGCGCACTACGACGCCATGATCGCGCAGGGCGGCCCCGACGCCGCCCGGGTGGCGTTCCCGCCGTACTGCCCCGAGCGGCGCGTCCCCCTGCGCGGTCCTGAGACGCGGATCGGCAGGCGCCGCCACTCCCGGCCCATGATCCCCGAGATCGACCTGTCCGAGCCCCCCGAGGACCCCGGCGTCTCCCACCTGCACGCCGTGCTGCTCGCCCAGCCCGACGGCGGCTGGCACGTCGTCGATCCGGGCTCGGCCAACGGCACCCTGGTGAACGGCAAGCTCATCGAGGTCAACGTGCCGGTCCCGCTGGAGGACGGCGACCGTGTGCACGTCGGCGCCTGGACCCTGATCACCGTCCGGAAGGCCTGA
- a CDS encoding alpha/beta hydrolase family protein, whose protein sequence is MNVGVVAGPGLVADPRLLEEVAGAELAALGVPGRFTAVPGVAELRAALGAAGEGQALVVMPGPLPEARRLIGVPADHSPRTVWLDLDRVGPIAAAGGAAHHQGRGVGGLTWAIRHAVHRLRWPPHRIPYGPHADQWAELRLPGDTPEPYFVKAASPHKPSHEDGEAGAGERDASEERVPVAVLVHGGFWRTIWGADLMDALAVDLARRGFASWNLEYRRPDLHGWEATTADVAAGVAALASVDAPLDLDRIALIGHSAGGQLALRAAADTRVAVAVSLAGILDLVEGERRRLSSGGVSDALGGTPERIPEVYAAASPMERLPLGVPQIVVQGATDDLDLVDISRRYARKAGEEAFYLERPGDHWAVIDPHSPIWLLTARELAARLSPRSG, encoded by the coding sequence GTGAACGTCGGCGTCGTGGCGGGTCCCGGGCTGGTCGCGGACCCGCGGTTGCTGGAGGAGGTGGCCGGGGCCGAGCTGGCCGCGCTCGGGGTGCCCGGGCGGTTCACGGCCGTCCCCGGGGTCGCGGAGCTGCGCGCGGCGCTCGGCGCGGCGGGGGAGGGGCAGGCGCTCGTGGTCATGCCCGGCCCGCTCCCGGAGGCGCGGCGGCTCATCGGCGTGCCGGCGGACCACTCGCCGCGCACGGTGTGGCTGGACCTGGACCGGGTCGGGCCGATCGCGGCGGCCGGGGGCGCCGCCCACCACCAGGGGCGCGGCGTCGGCGGGCTGACCTGGGCGATCCGGCACGCCGTCCACCGCCTGAGGTGGCCGCCGCACCGGATCCCGTACGGGCCGCACGCCGACCAGTGGGCCGAGCTGCGCCTCCCGGGCGACACCCCGGAACCGTACTTTGTAAAGGCGGCCTCTCCGCACAAGCCCTCGCACGAGGACGGGGAGGCCGGCGCCGGCGAGCGGGACGCCTCCGAAGAGCGGGTGCCGGTCGCGGTGCTGGTCCACGGCGGGTTCTGGCGGACGATCTGGGGCGCGGACCTGATGGACGCGCTGGCCGTCGACCTCGCCCGGCGCGGGTTCGCGTCCTGGAACCTCGAGTACCGCCGCCCCGACCTGCACGGCTGGGAGGCGACCACCGCCGACGTGGCGGCCGGCGTCGCGGCCCTCGCGTCCGTGGACGCCCCGCTGGACCTGGACCGGATCGCCCTCATCGGGCACTCGGCGGGCGGCCAGCTCGCGCTGCGCGCGGCGGCCGACACGCGGGTGGCGGTCGCGGTCTCGCTGGCCGGGATCCTGGACCTGGTGGAGGGGGAGCGGCGCCGCCTGAGCTCCGGCGGCGTCTCCGACGCGCTCGGAGGGACCCCCGAGCGGATCCCGGAGGTCTACGCGGCGGCGAGCCCGATGGAACGGCTCCCGCTCGGCGTGCCGCAGATCGTCGTGCAGGGCGCCACCGACGACCTCGACCTCGTGGACATCTCCCGCAGGTACGCGCGGAAGGCGGGGGAGGAGGCGTTCTACCTGGAACGCCCCGGCGACCACTGGGCGGTCATCGACCCGCATTCCCCGATCTGGCTGCTCACGGCGCGCGAGCTGGCGGCCCGGCTCAGTCCTCGATCGGGGTGA
- a CDS encoding glutamate ABC transporter substrate-binding protein has protein sequence MITLFTRPTPTRGARRGSPAGRARRAAAVALAVAAVLPLAASCAAGTSVLDKDTLVIGVKPDQPGLGVKVSPGKYRGFDIDVATYVARKLGKPVRFVDALSSQRERLLMDGAVDLIFASYSITPERKTKVAFGGPYYVAHQDTLVRTGQAGIDNVRDLRNRKLCQVTGSNSWKRVKEERKIPVVLVPSVSYSACVSDLRTGKVDAISTDDLILAGFATPGTTIVNAPFSDERYGVGIRSGDVDGCEAVNKAITEMYQDGTAKRLLERWFARSGLALTFTVPQFEGCG, from the coding sequence TTGATCACGCTGTTCACGCGCCCCACGCCCACCCGCGGCGCGCGGCGCGGCTCACCGGCCGGGCGGGCGCGCCGCGCCGCGGCCGTAGCGCTCGCGGTCGCGGCGGTCCTGCCCCTGGCCGCGTCCTGCGCCGCCGGCACCTCGGTCCTGGACAAGGACACGCTGGTCATCGGCGTCAAGCCCGACCAGCCCGGCCTCGGCGTGAAGGTCTCGCCCGGCAAGTACCGGGGCTTCGACATCGACGTCGCCACCTACGTCGCCCGCAAGCTCGGCAAGCCGGTCCGGTTCGTCGACGCCCTCTCGTCCCAGCGCGAGAGGCTGCTGATGGACGGCGCGGTGGACCTGATCTTCGCCTCCTACTCGATCACGCCCGAGCGCAAGACCAAGGTGGCGTTCGGCGGCCCGTACTACGTCGCCCACCAGGACACGCTGGTGCGCACGGGCCAGGCCGGGATCGACAACGTCCGGGACCTGCGGAACCGCAAGCTGTGCCAGGTCACCGGGTCCAACTCCTGGAAGCGGGTGAAGGAGGAGCGCAAGATCCCGGTCGTGCTCGTGCCGTCGGTCTCCTACAGCGCCTGCGTGTCGGACCTGCGCACGGGCAAGGTGGACGCCATCTCGACCGACGACCTGATCCTGGCCGGGTTCGCCACGCCGGGCACCACGATCGTCAACGCCCCGTTCAGCGACGAGCGCTACGGCGTGGGCATCCGCAGCGGGGACGTCGACGGCTGCGAGGCGGTCAACAAGGCCATCACCGAGATGTACCAGGACGGCACCGCCAAGCGTCTGCTGGAGCGCTGGTTCGCCCGGTCGGGGCTGGCGCTGACCTTCACCGTGCCCCAGTTCGAGGGCTGCGGCTGA
- a CDS encoding LLM class flavin-dependent oxidoreductase gives MRAVEIGLGLQSDKRPGDYARLARRAEDHGFDVISVFGDLMYQPPIFPLLEMAAATERVRLGPACLNPYSMAPYEIAGQLAALDLASGGRAYLGLARGTWLGEVGVAQPRPLTALAEAAEVVRRLLAGDDAGFEGEVFRLAPGTRLRYAVRRPRPPLLIGAWGPRGAALAGRIADEIKVGGSANPAMVPVVRDRVRAGTGPAGRDPDAVGLVFGAVTVVDADGAAARARARAEVAMYLAVVADLDPVARVPADLVARVKELVAAGRDDEAGALIPGDVLDLFAFSGTPEQVAAQAQTLIDAGVSRVEFGTPHGLTDDRGVELLGGTVLPMLRRTAAG, from the coding sequence ATGAGGGCGGTCGAGATCGGGCTCGGGTTGCAGAGCGACAAGCGGCCCGGGGACTACGCCCGGCTGGCGCGCCGGGCGGAGGACCACGGGTTCGACGTGATCAGCGTGTTCGGCGACCTGATGTACCAGCCGCCGATCTTCCCGCTGCTGGAGATGGCCGCGGCCACCGAACGCGTCCGGCTCGGCCCCGCCTGCCTCAACCCCTACTCGATGGCCCCGTACGAGATCGCGGGCCAGCTCGCGGCCCTGGACCTCGCCTCCGGCGGCCGTGCCTACCTGGGCCTTGCCCGCGGCACCTGGCTCGGCGAGGTCGGCGTCGCCCAGCCCCGCCCGCTGACCGCGCTCGCCGAGGCCGCCGAGGTCGTCCGCCGGCTGCTCGCGGGCGACGACGCCGGCTTCGAGGGAGAGGTGTTCCGCCTGGCGCCGGGGACGCGCCTGCGCTACGCCGTGCGCCGCCCGCGCCCGCCGCTGCTGATCGGCGCCTGGGGGCCGCGGGGCGCGGCGCTTGCCGGGCGGATCGCCGACGAGATCAAGGTGGGCGGCAGCGCCAACCCGGCCATGGTGCCGGTGGTGCGCGACCGGGTGCGCGCGGGGACCGGCCCCGCCGGGCGCGACCCGGACGCGGTGGGCCTGGTGTTCGGCGCGGTGACCGTCGTGGACGCCGACGGGGCCGCCGCGCGCGCCCGGGCCCGCGCTGAGGTCGCCATGTACCTGGCCGTCGTGGCGGACCTGGACCCGGTCGCCCGCGTGCCCGCCGACCTTGTGGCCCGGGTGAAGGAACTGGTCGCCGCGGGCCGGGACGACGAGGCGGGCGCGCTGATCCCCGGCGACGTGCTCGACCTGTTCGCCTTCTCGGGCACCCCCGAGCAGGTGGCCGCCCAGGCGCAGACCCTCATCGACGCGGGGGTGAGCCGGGTGGAGTTCGGCACGCCGCACGGCCTCACCGACGACCGCGGCGTCGAGTTGCTCGGCGGGACCGTCCTGCCCATGCTCCGCCGCACGGCCGCGGGGTAG
- a CDS encoding Lrp/AsnC family transcriptional regulator, translated as MDWALLAELQADARLSYSELSRRVHLSAPAVAERVRRLEESGVIAGYHARVDLARAGRKVGALIRMSCYGVRCVLRDPQALAWPEIVEVHRVTGDTCCLLRVATASMPAFEELIDRLAPYGQPSSMMMLSSPLPWRALTPIED; from the coding sequence ATGGACTGGGCCCTGCTCGCCGAACTGCAGGCCGACGCGCGACTGTCCTACAGTGAGCTCTCCCGCCGGGTGCACCTCTCGGCGCCGGCCGTGGCCGAGCGGGTGCGGCGGCTGGAGGAGTCCGGCGTGATCGCCGGCTATCACGCCCGCGTCGACCTGGCCCGCGCGGGCCGCAAGGTCGGCGCGCTGATCCGCATGTCCTGCTACGGCGTGCGGTGCGTGCTGCGCGATCCCCAGGCGCTGGCCTGGCCCGAGATCGTGGAGGTCCACCGGGTCACCGGCGACACCTGCTGCCTGCTGCGCGTCGCCACCGCCTCGATGCCCGCCTTCGAGGAGCTCATCGACCGCCTGGCCCCCTACGGCCAGCCGTCCAGCATGATGATGCTCTCCAGCCCCCTCCCCTGGCGAGCCCTCACCCCGATCGAGGACTGA
- a CDS encoding protein phosphatase 2C domain-containing protein has protein sequence MSGACPVCGTGVLAGEAFCENCGHDLHSVPPAPCTACGAAAVGADGYCENCGMLQPSGRDHVETEAAGAAAVSDRGLRHSRNEDAMALLSVGSPTESWAGSPAGQGAVVAVVCDGVSSSPRPEEASQAAADVAAAAIVKRLADGDDPEAATREGVRLAADAVASAARPGEDSPACTYVSAVVAGRHVTVGWVGDSRAYWLGAQSALLTEDDATPGTHMLTAWLGADAGEVVPRVRTFTTDGPGAVLLCSDGLWNYYPEPEALAATALAETPLTAARRLVRMAIEAGGHDNITVAVIPFGQGDRTQTTVAFPKERSD, from the coding sequence GTGAGCGGCGCCTGCCCGGTGTGCGGCACCGGAGTCCTGGCGGGCGAGGCGTTCTGCGAGAACTGCGGCCACGACCTGCACAGCGTGCCTCCGGCCCCCTGCACGGCCTGCGGCGCCGCGGCCGTGGGCGCCGACGGCTACTGCGAGAACTGCGGCATGCTCCAGCCCTCCGGCCGCGACCACGTCGAGACCGAGGCCGCGGGCGCGGCCGCCGTCAGCGACCGCGGCCTGCGCCACAGCCGCAACGAGGACGCCATGGCCCTGCTGTCGGTGGGATCGCCCACGGAGTCGTGGGCGGGGTCGCCGGCGGGGCAGGGTGCGGTCGTCGCGGTCGTGTGCGACGGCGTGTCCAGCTCGCCCCGCCCCGAGGAGGCGTCCCAGGCGGCGGCCGACGTCGCCGCGGCGGCCATCGTCAAGCGGCTCGCCGACGGCGACGACCCCGAGGCCGCCACCCGCGAGGGCGTGCGGCTGGCCGCCGACGCCGTCGCCTCCGCCGCGCGCCCCGGCGAGGACTCCCCGGCCTGCACCTACGTCTCCGCCGTCGTCGCCGGGCGGCACGTCACGGTGGGCTGGGTCGGCGACAGCCGCGCCTACTGGCTCGGCGCGCAGTCCGCCCTGCTCACCGAGGACGACGCGACCCCCGGCACGCACATGCTCACCGCGTGGCTCGGCGCCGACGCCGGCGAGGTCGTGCCCCGCGTGCGCACCTTCACCACCGACGGCCCCGGCGCGGTGCTGCTGTGCAGCGACGGGCTGTGGAACTACTACCCCGAGCCGGAGGCGCTCGCCGCCACGGCCCTCGCCGAGACCCCCCTCACGGCGGCCCGGCGGCTCGTCCGCATGGCCATCGAGGCGGGGGGACACGACAACATCACCGTGGCCGTCATCCCGTTCGGCCAGGGGGACCGGACGCAGACCACGGTGGCATTCCCGAAGGAGAGAAGTGACTGA